A genomic stretch from Aedes albopictus strain Foshan chromosome 2, AalbF5, whole genome shotgun sequence includes:
- the LOC109408918 gene encoding 23 kDa integral membrane protein, with amino-acid sequence MKSKFLDNIRARMGSCGTTTIKYLLFVFNLIFAVSGLVLLIAGIIVLLDVNDYQHFVEDKLMAPPVVLIVVGTFVFLVASLGCYGAIKESPKLLNAFAVFLLIVLLIEVAVAIAAVAFKSDLQNALQSQLEKSISRRNKADMVAWNSVHKKMMCCGIDGPKDWYDNNNRTMPASCCKPDLIDPDTNDCKNAPPLFMDRYYQEGCLMKLKEHFDKNAVVLIAVGFVIAAFQLLGVIFACWLSAAIKRDKN; translated from the exons atgaaatcaaaatttttgGATAACATCAGAGCCAGGATGGGCTCTTGCGGAACAACGACGATCAAATATTTGTTGTTTGTCTTCAATCTTATATTTGCG GTATCGGGGCTGGTGCTTCTAATTGCCGGTATAATAGTGCTGCTCGATGTGAATGACTACCAACATTTCGTCGAGGACAAATTGATGGCGCCACCCGTCGTATTGATCGTGGTTGGAACCTTTGTCTTCCTGGTGGCCTCTCTCGGGTGCTACGGTGCCATAAAAGAGTCACCTAAGCTGCTGAATGCTTTTGCCGTTTTCCTTCTGATTGTGCTGCTCATAGAAGTTGCCGTCGCCATCGCAGCAGTGGCTTTCAAATCCGACCTGCAAAATGCCCTGCAGTCTCAGCTGGAGAAATCTATTTCCAGGCGCAACAAAGCAGACATGGTAGCGTGGAATAGTGTCCACAAGAAGATGATGTGCTGCGGAATCGACGGACCCAAGGACTGGTACGACAATAATAACAGAACCATGCCGGCTAGTTGTTGCAAGCCTGATTTAATTGACCCCGATACGAACGACTGCAAGAATGCTCCACCGCTCTTCATGGATCGTTACTATCAG GAAGGGTGCTTGATGAAGTTAAAAGAGCATTTCGATAAGAATGCAGTAGTGCTGATTGCAGTGGGCTTCGTTATTGCGGCCTTCCAGCTGTTGGGCGTCATCTTTGCATGTTGGCTATCAGCAGCCATCAAACGAGACAAAAACTGA